A single region of the Podospora pseudopauciseta strain CBS 411.78 chromosome 1, whole genome shotgun sequence genome encodes:
- a CDS encoding hypothetical protein (CAZy:GH13; EggNog:ENOG503NU69; COG:G) has product MWGRSRWAETRGSCCLCRVDRFLMVKHSRVGIGLLGASKMSVGKSHTDRQWWKEAVVYQIYPASFNDTNNDGRGDVNGVTEKLDYLKDLGVDVVWLSPIYDSPQVDNGYDIADYKKIYPPYGTLEDVDRLIQELGRRGMKLVMDLVVNHTSDQHPCFLESRSSKSNPKRDWYIWRKPKYDVEGKPGPPNNWNQILGEAHSAWIFDETTQEYYFAAFTPQQPDLNWENPDVRASVYDILRFWLDRGVAGFRMDVINLISKDQSFPDAEVVIPGQPYQPATQHFANGPRLHEFLGEMRREALDKYDQMTVGEMPFIYDDKEFLKIVHQKDGFLNMVFHFELVDIDSERGDVPGDARMSVGNWDVSDLRRIISRWQRIMIDGGGWNSLYCENHDQSRSVSHYCDDSDEYREYGSKLLAMMETTLSGTLFVYQGEELGMRNVPLEWEPEEYKDIEVNEMYPNDQEKLQKARRALRAKARDNGRTPMQWDSSPNGGFCPEEVTPWMRVNDDYPVVNAAAQTKPEATSSVYHFWQRLVTLRKENAGALVHGGFELIDETNPDVFSYVRVADSGEKWVVVLNFTGHSATWENPKWGLQWVAGNYADGLDKVQSGGTDLVHLRPWEGLIARQPCN; this is encoded by the exons ATGTGGGGCCGGTCACGCTGGGCAGAAACGAGGGGTTCCTGCTGTCTTTGCAGAGTTGATCGATTCTTGATGGTGAAACACTCTCGGGTCGGAATCGGTCTTTTGGGCGCCTCAAAGATGTCCGTCGGCAAATCCCACACTGACCGTCAGTGGTGGAAAGAGGCCGTGGTGTACCAA ATCTATCCAGCTTCTTTCAATGACACCAACAACGATGGCAGGGGTGATGTCAATGGTGTTACCGAAAAGCTTGATTACTTGAAAGATCTTGGAG TCGACGTTGTCTGGCTTTCTCCAA TCTATGACAGTCCTCAAGTGGACAATGGATATGATATCGCCGATTACAAGAAAATTTATCCCCCGTATGGCACATTGGAAGATGTTGACCGACTGATTCAGGAGTTGGGCCGTCGTGGGATGAAATTGGTGATGGATTTGGTTGTTAATCACACCTCTGATCAGCATCCGTGTTTTTTGGAATCTCGCTCGTCCAAGTCAAATCCAAAGCGTGACTGGTATATCTGGAGGAAGCCCAAGTATGACGTTGAAGGAAAGCCAGGGCCGCCCAACAACTG GAATCAAATTCTGGGAGAGGCGCATTCGGCATGGATTTTCGATGAGACGACCCAGGAGTATTACTTCGCCGCATTCACGCCCCAGCAACCCGATCTCAACTGGGAGAACCCAGACGTCCGGGCTTCAGTGTACGATATTTTGCGCTTCTGGCTAGACCGGGGCGTCGCCGGCTTTCGGATGGACGTGATCAACCTCATCTCCAAGGACCAAAGCTTTCCTGATGCCGAGGTTGTCATACCTGGTCAGCCGTACCAGCCGGCTACCCAACACTTCGCCAATGGGCCAAGGTTACACGAGTTTCTTGGGGAAATGCGGCGCGAGGCTCTTGACAAGTACGATCAGATGACAGTGGGCGAAATGCCCTTCATCTATGATGACAAAGAATTCCTCAAGATCGTGCATCAGAAAGACGGGTTTCTGAACATGGTCTTCCACTTTGAGCTGGTCGATATCGATTCGGAGCGAGGAGATGTCCCTGGTGATGCTCGAATGTCCGTGGGCAATTGGGATGTTTCCGACTTGCGCCGGATTATCTCTCGCTGGCAAAGAATCATGATCGATGGCGGTGGCTGGAACTCGCTTTACTGCGAGAATCACGATCAGTCTCGGTCTGTATCGCACTATTGTGATGATAGCGATGAGTACAGAGAGTACGGGTCGAAGTTGCTTGCAATGATGGAGACCACCCTAAGCGGAACTCTTTTTGTCTATCAGGGAGAGGAGCTGGGCATGAGAAATGTCCCGCTTGAGTGGGAACCAGAGGAGTACAAGGATATTGA GGTAAATGAGATGTATCCTAATGACCAAGAAAAGCTTCAAAAAGCCCGGAGAGCTCTTCGAGCCAAAGCCCGGGACAACGGTCGCACCCCCATGCAATGGGACAGCAGTCCAAACGGTGGCTTTTGTCCAGAAGAGGTTACCCCTTGGATGCGGGTGAATGACGATTATCCAGTTGTCAATGCAGCAGCACAAACAAAACCGGAAGCTACCTCGTCCGTGTACCACTTCTGGCAGAGGTTGGTGACGCTTCGGAAAGAGAATGCTGGTGCTCTGGTCCATGGCGGATTTGAACTTATCGACGAGACAAATCCAGACGTCTTTTCGTACGTTAGGGTGGCTGACTCTGGGGAGAAATGGGTGGTTGTTCTCAACTTCACTGGGCACTCGGCTACCTGGGAAAATCCCAAATGGGGACTCCAATGGGTGGCGGGAAATTATGCCGATGGTTTGGACAAGGTGCAGAGTGGTGGCACCGATCTGGTGCATCTGAGGCCCTGGGAGGGTCTCATCGCCAGACAACCGTGTAATTAG